A single window of Selenomonas sputigena DNA harbors:
- a CDS encoding NAD-dependent epimerase/dehydratase family protein, with the protein MWIENHVFHEDMEYVANASFLPWGDLKGKKILITGATGLLGFNLISALSYVALYRNIPMQILALVRDEKKATERFRDLLSAGAPLIFLRGNLVDLPRITSPIDYIVHGASPTASRYFAEHPVETICENFTGARMLLELARVKKCTSFLFLSSMEIYGALRHREKVNEENESLVNTMQPRSSYPEAKRMIETLCSAYASEYCVPAKAIRLAQTFGAGIRDDENRVFAQFMRSALRGEDIILKTKGGTEHSYLYTADAMTAILLVLLCGENSEAYNVANEETYCSIREMAECVANLPYIREKYGSSVHVVIHEDETGATIYPPELYMNLDTKKIQNLGWQPRWGLRDMFERMIESCL; encoded by the coding sequence ATGTGGATTGAGAATCATGTATTTCATGAGGATATGGAATATGTCGCAAATGCTTCCTTCCTACCGTGGGGAGATTTGAAAGGAAAGAAAATCCTTATTACTGGAGCTACGGGATTATTAGGATTTAATCTGATTTCTGCACTTTCCTATGTGGCACTGTATCGGAATATACCAATGCAAATTCTCGCATTGGTGCGCGATGAAAAGAAGGCGACGGAACGTTTTCGGGACCTTCTATCAGCGGGTGCCCCTCTTATCTTCCTTCGTGGCAATCTTGTGGATCTCCCACGAATTACATCCCCTATCGACTATATTGTTCATGGAGCAAGTCCTACGGCAAGTCGTTATTTTGCAGAACATCCAGTAGAGACCATATGTGAAAATTTTACGGGTGCGAGAATGCTTCTGGAACTTGCGCGTGTAAAGAAGTGCACGTCCTTTCTATTTCTCTCAAGTATGGAGATCTACGGTGCGCTTCGTCATAGAGAAAAAGTGAATGAAGAGAACGAAAGCCTTGTCAATACAATGCAGCCGCGTAGTTCTTATCCTGAGGCGAAGCGTATGATAGAGACTCTTTGCTCAGCCTATGCCTCGGAGTATTGTGTTCCAGCAAAGGCTATTCGCCTTGCGCAGACATTTGGTGCGGGGATACGTGATGATGAGAATCGCGTATTTGCACAGTTCATGCGATCGGCTTTGAGGGGAGAAGATATTATCCTCAAAACAAAGGGGGGAACAGAACACTCATATCTTTATACAGCGGATGCAATGACGGCAATATTGCTGGTTCTTCTTTGTGGTGAGAACAGTGAGGCATATAATGTGGCAAATGAAGAGACTTACTGTTCGATTCGTGAAATGGCAGAGTGTGTAGCTAATCTGCCATACATTCGAGAGAAATACGGTTCGTCTGTTCATGTTGTTATTCATGAAGATGAAACTGGTGCCACTATTTATCCTCCAGAGCTTTATATGAACCTTGATACGAAAAAGATTCAGAATCTCGGTTGGCAACCTCGTTGGGGGCTAAGGGATATGTTTGAGAGAATGATTGAATCTTGTTTATGA
- a CDS encoding glycosyltransferase family 2 protein: MYEQKNNVKNEIARKGHEILYRPKITFITATFNSARTLEQTISSILNQTYQNIEYIIIDGGSTDGTLDILKKYGDRIRWMSERDNGICDAVGKGIDFSTGDYINILGSDDSLSDPCIIDAVVKELQDKPDFLSCSRYDVDEKTLLQYPFCNTQRIRNGLTCIPTEGAFIGRHVLEKYPFDRNLRLISDYKLSIQCQMDENIRIKYSDLYTAFFSTSGVSSNQALVEAEAVVVYKKLHVNPRDYYGPVPQGGAYVKKIIHDNLPLSLLMLILLVKQQGLRYIFKVLPLSAYRAYIRFNHPDAVEHICNNKLCRWCHRGI; encoded by the coding sequence TTGTATGAACAGAAGAACAATGTAAAAAATGAGATAGCTAGAAAGGGGCATGAAATCTTGTATCGACCGAAGATTACATTTATTACAGCTACATTTAATTCTGCAAGGACATTGGAGCAAACTATATCCAGCATACTTAATCAAACGTATCAAAATATAGAATATATCATCATAGATGGTGGCTCTACAGATGGGACGCTTGATATTCTCAAAAAATATGGAGATAGAATTCGCTGGATGAGTGAGCGCGATAATGGTATTTGTGATGCGGTAGGAAAAGGGATCGATTTTTCTACGGGGGATTATATTAACATTCTTGGTTCGGATGATTCTCTTTCAGATCCCTGCATTATTGATGCTGTAGTAAAGGAACTTCAAGATAAACCGGATTTTTTATCGTGTAGTAGATATGATGTAGATGAGAAAACGTTATTACAGTATCCCTTTTGCAATACGCAGCGGATACGTAATGGGTTGACTTGCATTCCGACAGAAGGTGCATTTATTGGTCGCCATGTCCTAGAAAAATATCCTTTTGATCGGAACCTTAGGCTCATTAGTGATTACAAACTTTCTATACAGTGTCAGATGGATGAAAATATAAGGATTAAGTATAGTGATCTGTATACCGCGTTTTTTTCGACTTCTGGAGTCAGTTCGAATCAAGCTTTGGTTGAGGCTGAGGCTGTTGTAGTATACAAAAAATTGCATGTGAATCCACGAGACTATTATGGACCTGTTCCTCAAGGTGGAGCTTATGTAAAAAAAATTATACATGATAATTTACCATTGTCATTACTAATGTTAATTCTCTTAGTGAAGCAACAAGGATTAAGATATATATTTAAAGTTCTTCCTCTATCTGCATATCGTGCTTATATTCGTTTTAATCATCCAGATGCAGTAGAGCATATATGTAATAATAAGCTATGCAGGTGGTGTCATCGTGGTATATGA
- a CDS encoding lipopolysaccharide biosynthesis protein, giving the protein MYSMTLYVVLAVLGILIRQAFTRHLPIELLGLEGLFTNVIALLSIAELGISTVISYGLYREIANKNEAEVNILMSIYRYIYLLIGTLVALIGIVLFFLLPWIVRDESIAWGYVQFVYVIQICTVLSTYFLAYRRTLFAADQKDYICVRIDLVCTFAANLVKFAAIVVWQSYTMYALSALGFNILANLIISHRLGKEYPFLHTVKVTIQDLRQRKFFVDVKNFLIHKLSYIVYSGTDAIIISSILGLRTAGLVANYVLLCDGVYKLLYKMLQGIIPSVANLVYTDDREKSYRVYRMLDFAYFLIGGYIACIYVTVLQPFVALFFGAEFLLEDAYVKALAVNVFLGMQFENAYNFRSTHGVFENDRGYMVLSAATNLILSVILAHYLGVVGVMIGTIAGLWFIVYGRVQFVFRVIFRRSMKKYWWCHAWWSMVVLLEIMLINEILSASFFSSTYTGLFVKCLCAALLMLGMQVLVFHRCEEFRSVCLYAVEAKDVLMSKIRGRKFQ; this is encoded by the coding sequence ATGTACTCCATGACATTGTATGTCGTGTTGGCTGTCCTCGGCATCTTGATACGGCAGGCGTTTACGCGCCATTTGCCTATAGAACTCTTAGGTCTTGAAGGATTGTTCACCAATGTGATTGCCCTTTTGTCCATTGCGGAACTGGGAATCAGTACTGTGATCAGCTATGGGCTTTATCGGGAAATTGCGAACAAGAACGAAGCTGAAGTCAATATACTGATGAGCATCTATCGGTATATCTATCTCTTGATAGGCACGTTGGTTGCCTTGATCGGCATCGTTTTGTTTTTCTTGTTGCCGTGGATTGTGCGAGATGAAAGCATCGCATGGGGTTATGTTCAATTTGTTTATGTGATTCAAATTTGTACAGTGCTCAGTACGTATTTCCTCGCATATAGACGCACATTGTTTGCGGCGGATCAGAAGGATTATATCTGTGTTCGCATCGATCTCGTCTGTACATTTGCCGCGAATCTTGTGAAGTTCGCTGCGATTGTTGTTTGGCAGAGTTATACGATGTATGCGCTCTCCGCGCTTGGATTCAACATATTGGCGAATCTGATCATCTCGCATCGGCTTGGCAAGGAATATCCATTCCTGCATACGGTCAAGGTCACGATACAGGATTTGCGACAACGAAAATTTTTCGTGGATGTAAAGAATTTCCTGATTCACAAATTATCCTATATTGTATATAGCGGGACGGATGCGATCATTATTTCCTCGATACTGGGACTGCGTACAGCTGGTCTTGTGGCAAATTATGTCCTTCTCTGTGATGGCGTTTACAAACTCTTGTACAAGATGCTGCAGGGAATCATCCCTTCTGTCGCGAACCTAGTTTATACGGATGATAGGGAAAAAAGTTATCGTGTTTATCGTATGCTGGATTTTGCTTACTTTTTGATCGGAGGGTATATCGCTTGCATCTATGTCACTGTGCTTCAACCATTTGTGGCGCTCTTCTTCGGGGCAGAATTCTTGCTTGAGGATGCCTATGTGAAGGCTTTGGCCGTCAATGTTTTTCTTGGCATGCAGTTTGAGAATGCATACAACTTCCGCAGTACGCATGGTGTGTTTGAAAATGATCGCGGCTATATGGTTCTATCTGCTGCAACAAATCTGATTTTATCAGTGATCTTGGCGCATTACCTCGGTGTTGTCGGTGTGATGATCGGCACGATTGCAGGTCTGTGGTTCATCGTCTATGGCCGCGTGCAGTTTGTCTTTCGTGTGATTTTTCGCCGAAGCATGAAGAAATATTGGTGGTGTCATGCGTGGTGGAGCATGGTCGTTCTTTTGGAAATCATGTTGATTAACGAGATATTGAGTGCGTCATTTTTCTCTTCAACGTATACGGGATTATTCGTCAAATGCCTATGTGCAGCGTTGCTAATGTTAGGGATGCAGGTTCTTGTATTTCATCGGTGCGAGGAGTTCCGCAGCGTATGTTTGTATGCCGTTGAGGCGAAGGACGTTCTTATGAGTAAGATTCGGGGGAGGAAATTTCAATGA
- the gmd gene encoding GDP-mannose 4,6-dehydratase, which yields MKKALITGITGQDGSYLTELLLEKGYEVHGIIRRQSSQNTERIDHILNDSAFSKRVFLHYGDLTDSSNAHALIREIQPDEVYNLAAQSHVAVSFEVPEYTAEATGVGTIRMLEAVRQSGLPIRFYQASTSELFGGLPETAPQSESTPFYPKSPYGAAKLYSFWITKNYRESYGMFACNGILFNHESPRRGETFVTRKITLAVTRIAKGLQEKLTLGNLEAKRDWGFAGDYVEGMWRILQQDQPEDYVLATNETHTVREFVERAFAETGVPIRWEGEGSNEKGYDAKTGKLLVDVSEQFYRPAEVELLWGDSTKAEHELGWRRKVGFAELVKMMVAADLKKIHA from the coding sequence ATGAAGAAAGCGTTGATTACAGGGATCACAGGGCAGGACGGTTCGTATCTTACGGAACTCTTGCTGGAAAAAGGCTATGAGGTTCATGGAATCATTCGCAGGCAGAGCAGTCAGAATACGGAGAGAATCGACCATATCTTGAATGATTCGGCGTTTTCCAAGCGTGTTTTCCTGCATTATGGAGATTTGACGGACTCCAGCAATGCACATGCGCTGATTCGGGAGATTCAGCCGGATGAAGTCTATAATCTGGCAGCACAGTCGCATGTAGCCGTATCCTTTGAGGTGCCGGAGTATACGGCGGAGGCGACAGGTGTCGGTACGATTCGTATGCTTGAGGCAGTACGCCAGAGCGGGCTGCCGATACGCTTTTATCAGGCATCGACTTCAGAACTTTTTGGTGGCTTGCCAGAGACGGCACCTCAGAGCGAGTCAACTCCATTTTATCCGAAGAGTCCTTATGGGGCGGCGAAACTCTACTCTTTCTGGATTACGAAGAACTATCGTGAATCCTATGGGATGTTTGCCTGCAATGGAATCCTCTTCAATCATGAGTCGCCGCGGCGCGGTGAGACTTTTGTGACGCGCAAAATAACGCTTGCAGTCACTCGAATTGCCAAGGGATTGCAGGAGAAGCTGACGCTAGGCAATCTTGAGGCAAAGCGCGACTGGGGCTTTGCGGGAGATTATGTAGAGGGAATGTGGCGCATACTCCAGCAGGATCAGCCTGAGGACTACGTACTTGCAACGAATGAGACGCATACGGTGCGTGAGTTTGTTGAGAGGGCTTTCGCTGAGACGGGCGTTCCGATTCGCTGGGAAGGCGAAGGGAGTAATGAGAAGGGCTATGACGCCAAGACCGGGAAGCTCCTTGTCGATGTGTCAGAGCAATTCTATCGCCCTGCAGAAGTCGAACTCCTCTGGGGGGATTCGACCAAGGCGGAGCATGAGTTGGGATGGAGGCGCAAGGTCGGATTTGCCGAACTGGTCAAGATGATGGTTGCAGCAGATTTGAAAAAGATACACGCCTGA
- a CDS encoding transketolase codes for MTEAREFESLYALSYQMRKRFLEIFTRLGFGHVTSAFSATEILVTLYKEVLRYQADDPEWGGRDRFVLSKGHGAGMLFPIFEEIGYLSPEQIDDMIRIGGDYEYIRSLFLPGYDFYGGSLGHGLGIAAGLALGARLNRADWHTYCLVGDAECCEGSIWEAAMFAGHQELSNLVVVVDRNALGCSDFTEHMLRMEPFAEKWRACNWDVQEADGHTYEELVPVLKASRSPRRSRPLCVIADTIKGKGLEYLYDKPLMHGYMPNKPEDIEKVFKELKRY; via the coding sequence ATGACTGAAGCACGCGAATTTGAATCGTTGTATGCATTGTCCTATCAAATGCGGAAACGGTTTTTGGAAATTTTTACGCGATTGGGATTCGGTCATGTGACGAGTGCTTTTTCGGCAACGGAAATCTTAGTAACACTTTACAAAGAAGTTTTGCGTTACCAAGCAGACGATCCAGAATGGGGAGGCAGAGACCGCTTTGTTCTGAGCAAGGGACATGGGGCGGGAATGCTTTTTCCTATCTTCGAGGAGATTGGCTATCTGTCTCCTGAACAGATCGATGATATGATTCGCATTGGAGGCGACTACGAGTATATTCGGAGCCTGTTTCTGCCCGGTTACGATTTTTATGGCGGTTCTCTCGGTCATGGATTGGGAATTGCAGCAGGTTTAGCACTAGGCGCACGTTTGAATCGAGCGGATTGGCACACATATTGTCTCGTTGGCGATGCAGAGTGTTGTGAAGGATCTATTTGGGAAGCGGCTATGTTTGCAGGTCATCAGGAACTGAGCAATCTTGTTGTTGTTGTGGATCGCAATGCGCTTGGCTGTTCAGATTTTACAGAGCACATGTTGCGTATGGAACCCTTTGCTGAGAAATGGCGCGCCTGTAACTGGGATGTGCAGGAGGCGGATGGACATACGTATGAAGAGCTTGTCCCTGTGCTGAAAGCGAGTCGTTCGCCCCGCAGATCCAGACCGCTTTGCGTTATTGCTGATACCATCAAGGGGAAAGGGTTGGAGTATCTTTATGACAAGCCTTTGATGCACGGCTATATGCCCAATAAACCCGAGGATATCGAAAAAGTATTTAAGGAATTGAAGAGGTATTAG
- a CDS encoding NAD-dependent epimerase/dehydratase family protein — translation MKKDSRIYIAGHTGQIGYGLAKKLQSDGYENVILRTHDSLDLLDQKSVWDFFEKEKPEYVFYCAGTLGTIDYFVQEKAAVIYNNLMMQANVINSAVKNNVKKLLYVGSGAVYGSHTSSPFQETAAIDSIQQGGMEAYAVAKIAGLELCKQYHGIAGSKCISVLPTHVYGTKNISRIKNTLVEELLQKMHQAKLEGAKELALDIWGTGKKCIRQFIYLDDLVDALIYIMDNYDEVLPVNIASEEAVSLDELAHIIREIIGYTGTLHYQEDKTEKTDDRLMSVAYLREQGWKPHYTLREGIQSFYTWYLDELREKG, via the coding sequence ATGAAGAAGGATAGTAGGATCTACATAGCTGGACATACAGGTCAAATTGGCTATGGCTTGGCAAAAAAATTACAATCGGATGGTTATGAAAATGTAATTTTAAGAACACATGATTCGCTGGATTTGTTGGATCAAAAGAGCGTATGGGATTTTTTTGAAAAAGAAAAACCGGAGTACGTATTTTATTGTGCGGGTACTCTTGGTACTATTGATTATTTTGTACAGGAAAAAGCTGCGGTTATTTACAATAATCTTATGATGCAAGCTAATGTGATTAACTCTGCTGTCAAGAACAATGTAAAAAAATTACTCTATGTAGGCAGTGGGGCTGTTTACGGCAGCCATACTTCTTCACCGTTTCAAGAGACAGCGGCGATAGACTCTATACAACAGGGCGGAATGGAGGCATACGCTGTTGCCAAGATCGCAGGGCTTGAATTGTGCAAACAATATCATGGCATTGCTGGGAGTAAATGTATCTCTGTTTTACCTACGCATGTGTATGGAACGAAGAATATTTCTCGTATCAAGAACACTCTGGTTGAAGAGTTGTTGCAAAAAATGCACCAGGCGAAGCTGGAAGGCGCAAAAGAACTTGCGTTAGATATATGGGGAACGGGGAAGAAGTGTATTCGGCAGTTTATCTATTTGGACGATTTGGTGGATGCGCTTATCTATATAATGGACAACTATGATGAAGTTTTGCCGGTTAATATTGCGTCAGAGGAGGCTGTTTCTCTGGATGAATTGGCTCATATCATTCGAGAAATTATCGGTTATACAGGTACGCTGCATTATCAGGAAGATAAGACTGAAAAGACGGATGATCGCCTTATGTCGGTAGCATATTTGCGAGAACAGGGTTGGAAACCTCATTATACATTGCGAGAAGGAATCCAATCTTTCTATACATGGTATCTTGATGAACTTCGGGAAAAAGGATAA
- a CDS encoding GDP-L-fucose synthase family protein: MEISDRIYVAGHTGMVGSAIVRHLQKNGYYNLLLRTHRELDLTDQQETRSFFEQERPDYVFIAAAKVGGIQANSTFPADFLYVNLMINANIIHAAHEVGVKKLLALGSSCIYPKFADQPLREEAFLDGKPEPTNEGYAIAKISALELVKFFHRQYGDPFISCMPTNIYGENDNFDLQGSHVIPAMIRKFHAAKMEGADSVTLWGTGSPKREFLYVDDLADACVFLMDHYDEEGHINIGSGEEVSMKELAEGIASVVDFHGTLIYDTEKPDGAPRRLVDSTRIHELGWQHKVSLRDGIERSYRYFLENYNQ; encoded by the coding sequence GTGGAAATTTCGGATAGGATTTACGTTGCCGGGCATACAGGGATGGTGGGTTCGGCTATTGTGCGCCATCTGCAAAAAAATGGATACTATAATCTGCTGCTGAGAACGCATCGTGAGCTTGATTTGACAGATCAGCAGGAGACAAGGAGTTTCTTTGAGCAGGAGCGCCCTGACTATGTATTTATCGCTGCGGCGAAGGTCGGTGGAATACAGGCAAACAGTACGTTTCCTGCAGATTTTTTGTATGTAAATCTGATGATTAATGCGAATATCATCCATGCGGCGCATGAAGTCGGTGTCAAGAAGCTGTTGGCTTTGGGTAGTTCCTGCATTTATCCGAAATTTGCTGACCAGCCGCTTCGTGAAGAGGCCTTTTTGGATGGCAAGCCTGAGCCTACGAATGAAGGCTATGCTATTGCAAAGATTTCGGCATTGGAGTTGGTGAAGTTCTTCCATCGTCAGTACGGTGACCCGTTTATCAGTTGTATGCCGACGAATATTTATGGGGAAAATGACAACTTCGATTTGCAGGGTTCACATGTCATCCCTGCGATGATTCGCAAGTTTCATGCGGCAAAAATGGAGGGGGCGGATTCCGTTACTCTTTGGGGGACGGGAAGCCCGAAACGCGAGTTCCTCTATGTGGATGATCTTGCAGATGCGTGTGTCTTTCTTATGGATCATTATGATGAAGAAGGGCATATCAATATAGGCAGTGGCGAAGAAGTTTCCATGAAGGAATTGGCAGAAGGGATTGCGTCTGTTGTAGACTTTCATGGAACGTTGATCTATGATACGGAGAAGCCCGATGGTGCTCCGCGCCGTTTGGTCGATTCTACGCGTATTCATGAGCTTGGCTGGCAGCATAAGGTATCCTTGCGTGATGGAATCGAACGTTCATATCGATATTTTTTGGAGAATTACAATCAGTAG
- a CDS encoding HD domain-containing protein: MERYRDPVHGFIEVRPWEKKIIDSAPFQRLRHIKQLAMTNLVFHGAEHTRFGHSLGVMFLVTRAFHMAVENGAGEYRFSRKKIEWYEQILRLIALTHDLGHAPFSHASESVFPDGIEHEDFTEKIIKETEIAEYIHAIGKEFKTKDEKYDITPDLICDIYRGRDPGEKSEFTFLKSFMDGELDCDKMDYLLRDSLYCGVNYGKFDLERLLSSLTIDGKEGFPRLAIDYGGLKVFEEFVLARYFMFTEVYFHRTRRYFDIILGKALKTILPNGKYPEKVGLYLEWDDERVFQECRKQIDDVNCKSIIARYVYPCVLESPAHAEGEQLRTYDNLKKRLYKEFGKESFIEDSSADKLPHKIPVRCELEDERAIISFNKRMKKRVSVSEESYIIRALATKIGIRRLYAHPMVSEEAKKIVRDWYAADGEVS, from the coding sequence ATGGAGCGGTATCGTGATCCTGTTCATGGTTTTATTGAGGTAAGACCATGGGAGAAGAAGATTATAGATTCTGCTCCGTTTCAGCGACTCCGTCATATCAAGCAGCTCGCTATGACGAATCTTGTGTTTCATGGTGCAGAGCATACGCGCTTCGGTCATTCGCTGGGTGTAATGTTTTTGGTGACGAGAGCATTTCACATGGCGGTTGAAAATGGAGCAGGGGAGTATCGTTTTTCGCGCAAGAAAATAGAATGGTATGAACAGATTCTTCGTCTTATTGCTTTGACGCATGATCTTGGGCATGCACCATTTTCACACGCGTCAGAATCGGTCTTTCCTGATGGGATTGAGCATGAAGATTTCACTGAGAAGATTATCAAAGAAACAGAGATTGCAGAGTACATCCATGCAATTGGAAAAGAATTTAAAACGAAGGATGAAAAGTACGATATAACACCGGATTTGATTTGTGACATTTATCGAGGAAGAGATCCTGGTGAGAAATCAGAGTTTACGTTCCTTAAAAGCTTTATGGATGGTGAGCTGGATTGCGACAAGATGGATTACCTTTTAAGGGATTCTCTTTATTGTGGCGTAAATTATGGAAAGTTTGACCTTGAGAGACTACTATCTTCTTTAACGATTGATGGAAAGGAAGGCTTTCCAAGATTGGCAATAGATTATGGTGGTCTTAAGGTATTTGAAGAGTTTGTGTTGGCAAGGTATTTTATGTTTACGGAAGTGTATTTTCATCGTACACGCCGCTATTTCGATATTATTTTAGGAAAAGCTTTGAAGACTATTTTGCCGAATGGAAAATATCCGGAGAAGGTAGGTTTATATCTGGAGTGGGATGATGAGAGGGTTTTTCAAGAATGCCGTAAACAAATTGATGATGTAAATTGTAAGAGCATTATAGCAAGGTATGTTTACCCGTGCGTTTTAGAGAGTCCCGCACATGCTGAGGGAGAACAATTACGTACATACGATAATTTGAAAAAGCGACTATATAAAGAATTTGGGAAAGAATCTTTTATAGAAGATAGTTCTGCGGATAAGTTGCCACATAAAATTCCTGTTCGGTGTGAATTGGAAGATGAAAGAGCTATTATTTCTTTTAATAAGCGCATGAAAAAGAGAGTATCTGTCTCCGAGGAATCTTATATTATTCGGGCATTAGCGACTAAGATAGGAATTAGACGATTATATGCACATCCTATGGTTTCTGAGGAAGCAAAAAAGATTGTGAGAGATTGGTATGCTGCAGACGGGGAGGTATCATGA
- a CDS encoding DegT/DnrJ/EryC1/StrS family aminotransferase codes for MEKIGVGYAYVSDAEKRYVNEALDSGRLSQGKMVHKFEKEFARLHDQKYGVACNSGTSALHVCLEAMKEVYGWEDGSEVLVPAITFIATSNACIHAGLKPVFVDVDPISYNMDASKMEERITDRTVAAIPVHTFGQPCEMDAIMAVTEKYGLRVLEDCAEAHFATYKGKKIGSFGDMAAFSTYVAHTITTGIGGVITTNNLTLTEISRSLIAHGRACTCETCLASDPRQVCKLRMQTEMDKRFMMVRMGYSYRIGELEGALGLGQLENRDLIMNTRKENAHYLSEGLQGTEKYLQLPEYPDYVDHSFMMYPIVIKKDAPFTRDEFTHFLEKNNIETRPMLPLLNQPVYRKLFGDIESDYPVAEWLDHYGLYVGCHHGLNKEQLDKIVATIKEFLQDKV; via the coding sequence ATGGAAAAGATCGGTGTAGGATATGCGTATGTCAGCGATGCTGAGAAACGTTATGTGAATGAGGCTTTAGATTCTGGGCGGCTTTCGCAAGGAAAGATGGTTCATAAGTTCGAAAAAGAGTTCGCACGACTTCATGACCAAAAGTATGGTGTTGCCTGCAATAGTGGAACGTCTGCCTTGCATGTTTGTTTGGAGGCAATGAAAGAAGTCTATGGCTGGGAAGACGGCAGCGAAGTTCTCGTTCCGGCGATTACTTTCATTGCGACATCGAATGCTTGCATTCACGCGGGTTTGAAGCCTGTGTTTGTGGATGTGGATCCGATTTCTTATAACATGGATGCTTCTAAGATGGAAGAACGTATCACGGATCGGACGGTCGCAGCGATTCCGGTGCATACATTCGGACAGCCGTGTGAGATGGATGCAATCATGGCTGTGACGGAAAAGTATGGTTTGCGTGTTTTGGAAGACTGTGCAGAAGCACACTTTGCAACGTACAAGGGGAAAAAAATCGGCAGTTTCGGCGATATGGCAGCATTCAGTACGTATGTTGCGCATACGATCACGACGGGAATCGGCGGCGTCATTACGACGAATAATCTTACGTTGACGGAGATTTCCCGTTCGCTCATCGCACATGGACGTGCCTGCACTTGCGAGACTTGCTTGGCGTCTGATCCCAGGCAGGTCTGCAAATTGCGCATGCAGACGGAGATGGATAAACGCTTCATGATGGTTCGCATGGGATACAGCTATCGTATCGGTGAGCTGGAAGGCGCGTTGGGGCTTGGTCAGCTTGAGAATCGCGATCTCATTATGAATACGCGCAAGGAGAACGCGCATTATCTCAGCGAGGGTTTACAGGGAACAGAGAAGTATCTGCAACTTCCTGAATATCCGGATTATGTCGATCACTCGTTTATGATGTATCCGATTGTTATAAAGAAAGACGCTCCTTTCACGCGCGATGAGTTTACGCATTTCTTGGAGAAAAACAATATCGAGACCCGTCCCATGCTCCCGTTGCTGAATCAGCCGGTTTATCGGAAGCTGTTTGGCGATATCGAGAGCGATTACCCCGTTGCCGAGTGGTTGGATCATTATGGGCTTTATGTGGGCTGTCATCATGGGTTGAACAAGGAGCAGCTGGATAAGATTGTGGCGACAATTAAAGAGTTTTTGCAGGATAAGGTATAA